The following nucleotide sequence is from Verrucomicrobiia bacterium.
GAAATAACGCTGCCCAGGCACAAGCGGCGGCGCTGACACACTATCCAACACCACTGAAGCTGATGGGGTCGCCGGAGTCGTCATCAACAGGCTGGTAGTTGGGCTTCCTATCACCGGCGGGCCCGTTTGATCGTAATACAACTCCAGTCCCAATCCACCACCTGTATCGTCGGTCAGCGTATGCGTGGCCGTAGCCGCAGTCATCGGGGCGTTGATCACAAAATACTGTGTCTGGCCACCATCGACTCTTCCCACATAATCCACGGCATTATCCAGCCGGAACGTGGTCGTGTTCGTGTCTGCCAGGAATATCTGCAATTCCCAATCCACGATCCGCGGCACGAAATCGGTCGCCGTGCCGTTCGTGCGCGTATCGATCACCTCCAGGCGCCATACCCCGTTGGCAACATCACCGATGAAGTTGTCCAGCGATTCCTCAGGCAGGTAATCATCCTTCACATGGTAGCGGACAATGATGGTATCTTCATCGCCTGCGGTCACACGGGTGGTAAGTCCCACTACATAGATGTCCGAGCCTTCCATGGTCACATCCCGGAAACTGTCCGCCTCATTCGCCGTACCATTGAATTGCGTGACCCCGGCATATCCTGAAGGGCGCGTGACCAAGGCACCGTCACTCAGACGCACTTCCAACACCACGCCATCCGTCGGGCTGGCACTGGATGCCCGGGTAGAACCAACGGCATACAGCCGGTCGCCCGCACCCGTCAATCCGTAGAGGATATCCTCATCCCCCAGATCATACGTGATGTCACCAGCCGTGGACCAGATCACATTCAAGTTGTAATCATATTTCACGATCAGGAAGTTCGCAGCGGAACCGCTCACCGCGTCTTGCACACCCACGGCATACAAATAATCGTCATAAGCGATCAAGTTGTTGAACTGGCCTACCACTGGCAGCGCCTGTCGGCCAAGCTCCACCAGTCCAGTCGTGAACTTGATGATCACTGGCCGCATCGTGCCGTCGTCATCGCTGAATCCGGCGACAAAGACGGATTGAGCTCCCGCGAGAACATTCGTTAGCACGGCCACGCCGCGTCCGGCGGAAACAGTCGTAGCGCCGGTGTCATCCTCAAAAGGACTAGCACTGTCGATCACCCCTGCACTATCCAGTTTAACCAGCTTCAAACGGGCTGGGCTGTTGACGCCCTGCGCATTACCAGCCGCATATACGTATTCCGTGACCGTCATGGGGCCGGTGCGCTCCATATTAACCGTCACGCTGTGCATCTCTTCCAGACCTTCCACACCCATCAATCCCGGAATGGACGTAGCCCAGGTAGATCCCATGGGCGTGGAGTTGTCCAATCCCACAGGAGGGAAGCGGACCACCACACCCTTGGTCTCAGTGCCGCCGGTATTGTCTGTGGCGCCGGAGAAAGAATCGCCCACCACATATACCGAGCCATTCGTCGAGTAAACCAGATCCCGGAAATGGGTACCACCCGCGTTGTCCGGCCAGTTCACTGACTCAAATGGCGTCTGTCCCGTCTGCATCGGCAGGCCGAAGCGGGCGTAGATGCCGTTGTTGGCATTACCCTCTGTGATGCCGGCCACATAGAGATTGGTTCCGGCGTAAACCACGCTGTTCAACACCTGGTCGGCAGTCTGTGCCGTCGGTGGATTCACCGGCATTCCACCCGTATCAAACAGTTCAATGATGTAATCCCAGCCTGTCCCCGGAGTGCTGATCTGCTCATTGATGATGATGTTCAACAGCTGATCCGTGGTCGTGTAGGCGTATTGCGGCGTCACCAGCCAGAAATACAGCGGGAAATTGCCCGGTGGCAAACTGGTGATATCTATCGGAGTACCGCCCGCAGTTGTGGCGAGTTGGAAGGATGTATTGCCAACGGTGTTGACCATGAAGTAACGCACGCGGGCGGACACGCCTCCCGGTCCACCACCGAACAAGGATACTTCCGCTCCATCAACGATCCGCGGATCAGCCGCGCCATCTGTTATGGTGTCAGTCGAGATATCGACTTCTGTCGGAGCAATCGTCAAAGCAGGATCATTGTTCACACTGTTCAGAAGGTAATTCGGATTCGGATTGCCTGTGGGCACCGGATTACCCGTCGAGTCGTAAAGACTGAGACTGTCGTTCGCCGAATAGAACATGTAACGGAACCGGATGAAACCATCCGTTTGTCCGGTGTCGATCAGGCGTCCCGATGAAGTGTAGGTGTTGCCATGCACCACCGTGATCGTCTGGCTGCCGACGTCTTCCAGTTCGTTCTCCATCACCAGTGATGGTGTCACGAACGGCACAAAATTCACATCCACCAGCGGGTTCACGAATTTGAGCATCTGCTTCGCCACGCTCGTATCCTCGCTGAAGTGCGTGTAGATGATCTGGTTCTCATTTGTGCCAAAGCCATAGCCGGCAGTGTTCACCACGCCACCACGGGCCTCCGCCAGCAACACGGAACGATCCTCCGACGTCAGTCGCAAAGTCAGATCTGACGGACGCGGATGTGCGATGCGCACACCGACACGGACACCGGCCACCTCACCGGCCGCCGACACGTTGATCTCCGATTGGTTGGTAGCCGTTTGCGCGTCGTCACTGATCATCACCACGCTCCGCTGCGGCGTCGTGCGTTGCGCTGCGGCAGCCAAGTCGTAGGTGAAATCAATCCGGAGCGTGTATGTCACGAACACAGCATCCTGATTTTGGATCTGGATGTAATACTGGCCGGCGGTCAAGGGCGGTATGTCCGCCGTGCTGATCGCAAATGGCACGATCAATGGCATGGAAGCTGAAACCCCGTAGTCATAGAGACCTGCCGTGCCGTTCGGCAGACCGTTCTTCCGGACGTATAGCCCCGTCGTCGCAGGTGCGGGTGTGGGCACCAGTGAGAACTCTGCTTTCACCACACCTGGCGGAATGTTGATGCCGGTGTAATAAGACCTTCCCGGCGGCAGACCGAACGTGATCTCTGTTCCACCCACAGTGATATCCGTGTCCTGCTCTTCCTCAATGTGCAAAGTGAACCGCTGGATATTGCCCACGAACTGCGGGGCATTGTCGATCATCGTGAACATCCATACACCGGAAGCATCCGTTCCGATGAAATTGTTCAGCGAACCCGGTCCATCAGAAGCGATCCCGCCGACGACATCCCCCTCGTCACTGTCATCATAAACCAACGTCAGATTGCCGCCCTGGTTGGTTGAAGAATAGAAAGTGTGATTGTTCAACGTCACCAGGACATTGTTGTGCTCCAATGTACCCACCAGATCGCCGTAGAGGTCGTGATACATGGTGTTCGTGGCGATGACGCGATGGATGTTGAAAGTGTCCGGCACGATGCCGAACAACTGCACACCCTCCGGTTTCTCAGGATTGCCGTCTGGAATCTCCGCCGGCACCGGGAAAAATTCGATATCATACGTGCCGTCGCCATTATCAGTGTACGGAGGATCTTCGGTGGCCAGAGCCAAGAAGCCGAATTCCGCCGCCTTCTGGTCCTCCGCCTTGATGCCAATGTAATACACCTGTCCCGGTGGAGCATTTTCAATGAGAACAAACTCCGTCCCGCCACGGCGGGTAGACACAGCACCGCCAGATGTCGGCGATGTATAGATGCTGTTGTTGAAACAATCGTTTACCACCGTTGAGTTTAAGTTCGTGAGATCCGATGAGGTGGAGACATAAAGATCGATGTCCGCTCCGGGATCGCGATAGGTGTTCACACGCGGATCTCCCGCGAGGTTCGGTGAAAGGAAGGAAACGAACGAGACGTATGGGAAAGTCGTGTTATTGGTGAACACGTAGAAATTCCATTGCACATTCATGCCGTTCGTGGTCGTGATGAGCGGCGGATTCGCCCCCACGCGTTGCCCCATGAAAGGCACATTATTCGTGCTGCTTGTGAAAAACTGTACCGCCGGATTGTTGTTTTGAGACAAGGTCGGGCTTTGATCCAGTTGCAGCGCACCATTCAGCAGTGTATTGCCCGTGGAGACCACCAGCGCATAGTCCTGCACCACGCCATCGGGATGATCTGTCACCGCATTGACATTGACCCGGCGTGCGGTCACATAGATCGCATAATCCGCCGAAAGATCACCCGGCAGGTAAACATTTTCCACATTGTTCACGAAGTCCGCCTGTCCATTGGTCGTGCTGTAATTGCCCAAGGAATAAATATTGCCGGAGGGGAAATCGTTTCCGTAAAAGACCTCCTGGGTCACCTTGTTGCTCACCACCAGATCCAGGTCGTTCACCAGCTTGATGCTGGCGGCGGGATTGCCCGGCGGATCGGTCCAAACCAACGTGACACGCAACGGGAAAGCCCGCGCAGCCGGAGCTACGGTAAGATTCCGTGTGTGGGTCTGCCCGGTCGCCAGCGCATTCGTCGGGCACTGGTCAAAATATTGGATCGGCCACGTGGTCCGCGTGATGTTGGAAGCCATCGTCAGCGGCAAGGCGTTCGGCAGGTTTACCAAACCCCAGCCTTGGTAATTGATCAGGCTGCGCGTCTCAAAGCCGTAGGTTTGTGAGAGCGTGCGGGCGCTGTTGATGAGCATTGCCTTGTAAAGCGCCGGGCTGTTGTTCGTCTCCCCCAGTTCTCGCTCGAAGAATTCCTGCATCAAGGCCAGAATGCCGGAGACCACGGGAGCCGCCATGCTCGTGCCGACCTCAAAACGATAATTGGGCGCCAGCGGGCCATTCAAATTATTGCTGAGCACCTGGAAGTAATTGCCCAGATTGTTCGTCACCCGGATGGTCTCACGGATGTTCACCGCCACAGCAGTCGCCCCAACATTTTCCAAGTCATAATACCAGATGCCGGTGGTTGCCGGGGTGATGTTCACCGTCTGCGGAGTCTGGCCCAGCAGATTGAGCGGATTGGAAGAAGGCTGCACATCCGTCTGGCTGGCGTAGATGTCGATATTAGGGACGGCCAAAGTGCCGCCGACCGTGTCCAGCACCTCGATCGTGAAGCTCGTGGTACCATTCGGCAGGAACAGACCGAACGAGTTTATGGCACCCGGCTGCAACACCACGTTGGTGAATGTATTATCCAGGATTACCGTCGGGTTATAGTAAGCCGCCTCATCCCATGTCGGCGAGCGTCCAGAGATTATCATGGAGCCGGGCGCCAGCAGGTCGGGCTTGGCCCGGCCATACTGGCCCTCGCGTCCGATGCCGGTATTACCGCGTCCGGAATAGGATGCCACTTCATTGCTGCTGTCCGTAGTACCTTCCCACCATGCGATGATATTCGTGACGCTGAGATTGGTGTCGATGATGGTGACCTCGTTGGTGATGAAGCGGAGAGACTCCGATGCGCCCACGGCGATGACATTCTTGGCGGCCGCCAGACTGCTAACACTGTTGGCCAGACCGCCCAAACCGTTGTCGCCACCGAACCCGTCATTTCCTGCAGCGAACACGTAGAGCACCGGCTGTGATCCCGACATGGCAGGGATCGCATCGCGCGTTGCCGCGTCAAAGATGGCGGAACTGGAATCATACTCGAATGACTCTTCATATCCCCAACTGTTATTGGCGATGAGCGTGTTGGTGCTGCGGTTGGACATCCACGTGGTACGAGGCGAGAGCCAGTTCGTCCGGGCGGCATATTCGCTCAACTGAAAGTCAGACAGGTTGCGGTAGTCTTGGGAAAGCAACATCGCTTGCGGCGCCATACCCCGGAAATCATTGCTAAAAGAGCCCATGAAGGGATAAGTCAGGCCAGTCGGAGCACCGGCTCCATCACCCGCGAGGATCGAGGCCACATGCGTGCCATGGCCGCGCAGATCGTTGGACAGCGTATTGAATCCCGGGAAAACGCGGCCATACAGGCCCACGAAATTCGTCTCCACGCCGGAATCATTGATGCTCACCAAAATGTTTGTGCCTGTCAGACCGCGATAGCCGTTGGCGGTGACACTGTTGCTCGCCACACCGGTGCGTTCCCGGGTCAGGTCATTCATCGGTACGCGGCGCATCTGCCGCTCGATCGTCTGCACTTGGGGCAAGGACGCGAGTGCTGCCAGTGAATCCTTCTGCGGTTGCACGACCAGTTGGGGACCGAAGGGAGAGCGGTCCTCACTCAATACCGTGCCGCCCAGTTTCTCTACTTCCTGGCGGGCGATTTGCAGATCGCCGGGGAAGAACGTCAGGCGCAATTTGGAAGCCATGGGGACCGGCGCCTTTTTCACGGCTGATTCCAGCAGTGTCTCCTGGATCTTGTAGTAAGGCTCGTAGGGCAGCACAGCCCGCGTCCAGCTCATGCTCGCGAGTTTCTTGGCTCCGTCTGCATTCACCTGCACGAGGTAGGCATTGTTCGGGATGTAGGCGACGATCTCCGCCCCCACCGACTCAAGCTGGCGACGGAACGATTCATTGATGACGCCACGGCTTTGCACAATGTAACTGCCCGGATCGGTTTTGGCCTTCAGATGCTCAGGGATGTCCAGACGGGCTTTCAAGCCGGTATCGATGAAGGCATTTCCGAGCAAAATGGCGCGGTCATTGCGGACCAGTTGGTCCATCGTGGCCTGCGTGTTGCGCAGACGGTAGGGAAATTCGGGATCCGACGGGACGACCGGTTCGTTGGTCCCCAGCAGACGCAGGCTGCTGGCAGGTGCGGCGGTCAGCAAAGGCCCCATCGCCACCGGTGCCGTGACTGCCGTTTGCGAAGTAACTGGTGGAACTGGCCCCTGCACATTTGTCGCGGTCCGCCACTGCCACCAGACCGCTGCCGTCAAGGCCAGCAACACGAGGCCGGTCGCCCACCGTGCTGGAGTTAGTTTACGCATATTCGTCAAAAAAAATTTCTGTCAACTCTCACACTGTCCACTGCCCTACTACTCTGCCGGGATGACGGTGAAGTTTTCCACCACCGCACGCGGATTGCGCGGACCACCCTCGATCCGCAGCACGGTGCGTGTGACGTGCTCGCTCACCACAGTGTAGTTCGTCACCATACCACGATACTGGCCGGAGAGCACTACGGAGTTTGCCGCCGGCTTGAGCGCCTGGCCCCACGAATAGACCACCACGCGGGGCATATCATCCACCTTCAGCAAGGAGAGTATCTGCTGCGGTATCCGTTCGATCGCCACGTCGTGCACACCGTAAAGCATGTTGCTGTCAAATAAGCTCAAGTACGGAGATTTATCATTTGGGGTGTCTCCCA
It contains:
- a CDS encoding putative Ig domain-containing protein, with amino-acid sequence MRKLTPARWATGLVLLALTAAVWWQWRTATNVQGPVPPVTSQTAVTAPVAMGPLLTAAPASSLRLLGTNEPVVPSDPEFPYRLRNTQATMDQLVRNDRAILLGNAFIDTGLKARLDIPEHLKAKTDPGSYIVQSRGVINESFRRQLESVGAEIVAYIPNNAYLVQVNADGAKKLASMSWTRAVLPYEPYYKIQETLLESAVKKAPVPMASKLRLTFFPGDLQIARQEVEKLGGTVLSEDRSPFGPQLVVQPQKDSLAALASLPQVQTIERQMRRVPMNDLTRERTGVASNSVTANGYRGLTGTNILVSINDSGVETNFVGLYGRVFPGFNTLSNDLRGHGTHVASILAGDGAGAPTGLTYPFMGSFSNDFRGMAPQAMLLSQDYRNLSDFQLSEYAARTNWLSPRTTWMSNRSTNTLIANNSWGYEESFEYDSSSAIFDAATRDAIPAMSGSQPVLYVFAAGNDGFGGDNGLGGLANSVSSLAAAKNVIAVGASESLRFITNEVTIIDTNLSVTNIIAWWEGTTDSSNEVASYSGRGNTGIGREGQYGRAKPDLLAPGSMIISGRSPTWDEAAYYNPTVILDNTFTNVVLQPGAINSFGLFLPNGTTSFTIEVLDTVGGTLAVPNIDIYASQTDVQPSSNPLNLLGQTPQTVNITPATTGIWYYDLENVGATAVAVNIRETIRVTNNLGNYFQVLSNNLNGPLAPNYRFEVGTSMAAPVVSGILALMQEFFERELGETNNSPALYKAMLINSARTLSQTYGFETRSLINYQGWGLVNLPNALPLTMASNITRTTWPIQYFDQCPTNALATGQTHTRNLTVAPAARAFPLRVTLVWTDPPGNPAASIKLVNDLDLVVSNKVTQEVFYGNDFPSGNIYSLGNYSTTNGQADFVNNVENVYLPGDLSADYAIYVTARRVNVNAVTDHPDGVVQDYALVVSTGNTLLNGALQLDQSPTLSQNNNPAVQFFTSSTNNVPFMGQRVGANPPLITTTNGMNVQWNFYVFTNNTTFPYVSFVSFLSPNLAGDPRVNTYRDPGADIDLYVSTSSDLTNLNSTVVNDCFNNSIYTSPTSGGAVSTRRGGTEFVLIENAPPGQVYYIGIKAEDQKAAEFGFLALATEDPPYTDNGDGTYDIEFFPVPAEIPDGNPEKPEGVQLFGIVPDTFNIHRVIATNTMYHDLYGDLVGTLEHNNVLVTLNNHTFYSSTNQGGNLTLVYDDSDEGDVVGGIASDGPGSLNNFIGTDASGVWMFTMIDNAPQFVGNIQRFTLHIEEEQDTDITVGGTEITFGLPPGRSYYTGINIPPGVVKAEFSLVPTPAPATTGLYVRKNGLPNGTAGLYDYGVSASMPLIVPFAISTADIPPLTAGQYYIQIQNQDAVFVTYTLRIDFTYDLAAAAQRTTPQRSVVMISDDAQTATNQSEINVSAAGEVAGVRVGVRIAHPRPSDLTLRLTSEDRSVLLAEARGGVVNTAGYGFGTNENQIIYTHFSEDTSVAKQMLKFVNPLVDVNFVPFVTPSLVMENELEDVGSQTITVVHGNTYTSSGRLIDTGQTDGFIRFRYMFYSANDSLSLYDSTGNPVPTGNPNPNYLLNSVNNDPALTIAPTEVDISTDTITDGAADPRIVDGAEVSLFGGGPGGVSARVRYFMVNTVGNTSFQLATTAGGTPIDITSLPPGNFPLYFWLVTPQYAYTTTDQLLNIIINEQISTPGTGWDYIIELFDTGGMPVNPPTAQTADQVLNSVVYAGTNLYVAGITEGNANNGIYARFGLPMQTGQTPFESVNWPDNAGGTHFRDLVYSTNGSVYVVGDSFSGATDNTGGTETKGVVVRFPPVGLDNSTPMGSTWATSIPGLMGVEGLEEMHSVTVNMERTGPMTVTEYVYAAGNAQGVNSPARLKLVKLDSAGVIDSASPFEDDTGATTVSAGRGVAVLTNVLAGAQSVFVAGFSDDDGTMRPVIIKFTTGLVELGRQALPVVGQFNNLIAYDDYLYAVGVQDAVSGSAANFLIVKYDYNLNVIWSTAGDITYDLGDEDILYGLTGAGDRLYAVGSTRASSASPTDGVVLEVRLSDGALVTRPSGYAGVTQFNGTANEADSFRDVTMEGSDIYVVGLTTRVTAGDEDTIIVRYHVKDDYLPEESLDNFIGDVANGVWRLEVIDTRTNGTATDFVPRIVDWELQIFLADTNTTTFRLDNAVDYVGRVDGGQTQYFVINAPMTAATATHTLTDDTGGGLGLELYYDQTGPPVIGSPTTSLLMTTPATPSASVVLDSVSAPPLVPGQRYFLAVVNPNPTGNINSYTLNVTFDSTATTFLAAGSTKAGSFSDVPSIYRSYSFFITAADNAASFELSNLTGDVEVLLNRGSPATDSNFDISTTITGTDYGVIAITPTTTMPDVSGFWYARVKSLSGTGTTYDVRIMPPNRAPVVEAIADVTMGEDETLQVQVFASDTDVPVNTLSYSFANAVPEGMTIDPVSGLVLWTPGEAFGPGSYNVSVLVQDDGAPSKGTTVSFVVNVTEVNSAPVLPAATFSASEGSLFMATITATDADLPMNALTYSLSSAPAGMTINSTTGEITWTPSESQGGVTYSFVVSAVDNQTPPLSASRIYQVAVAEVNSAPVFSNLGTQTINEQVAFFLENIASDPDLPAQTLTYRFTSSVPAGMTLDTATGRISWTPDETQGPGNYSVTVEAEDNGSPSLKTQKVINFVVNEANLAPTLAAIPTQSIPEMQAWSYQLEAADADLPAQTLSYSLVSAPSGMTVSSTGQISWTPTEAQGPNTYSVTVLVTDNGSPARLANRTLSVTVTEGNSAPNVNVIADVEVNELTALSVQVVATDSDTPAQTLAYKFTGTVPTGLVINSSSGAITWTPTEAQGPDSYVVTVEVSDGTAATTRSFTITVKEVNVAPVAGTVPNVTVVEGLPVRLVFTATDADLPAQTLTYSLEAGAPVGATINASTGAFEWITSEASPNNNVVAVKITDNGVPPQSVVKSINITVVEVVTNVVDLTSGVAVTNLSRYTNGIVADIYHLNVTGAPGKLLFEAFNLTGDGDLLIRKGAHPTATVFDHSSTLVGTNREQVVIEGADLSGEWFATVVNRESTNITYSISGTVPLQVAGGALLVSTEGIKVETPVFNAGDTTPEFSWTAVQGEKYQVEVSTDLTNWTPLTSIVVTGTTATFKDPTPYTDSLLRFYRIRQLPQ